TCGACACCGTGCGCGCACAGGGCCGCCGTTACCTGGACGCATCGTCGAAGCTGGTCCGCTGAGCGCCCCGCGGCCTGCCCCGATGAAGCTCGCGATCCTGTCGCGCAACAGCAAGCTCTACTCCACGCGCCGGCTGGTCGAGGCGGCGCGCCTGCGTGGGCACAGCGTGCGCGTGCTCGATCCGCTGCGCTGCTATATGCGCATCGGCAAGGACGGCTTCGCGCTGCGCTACAAGGGGCAGCCGCTGGCGGGTTATGGCGCGGTGGTCCCGCGCATCGGCGCCTCGATCAACCGCTACGGCAACGCGGTGCTGCACCAGTTCGAGCTGATGGGCTGCCACACGCCCAATCCATCGGCGGCGATCGCGGCCGCGCGCGACAAGCTGCGCTGCCACCAGCTGCTGGCGGCCCAGGGCATCGACATGCCGGTGACCGTGTTCGGCGACAACCCCGACGACACCGACGACCTGCTGGCGATGCTCGGGGCGCCGCCGCACGTGATCAAGCTCACCGAGGGCAGCCAGGGGCGCGGCGTCATGCTGACCGAGAAGCCTTCGGCTTCCCGGGGCGTGGTCGATGCGCTGCGCGGGCTGTACGCCACCTTCCTGCTGCAGGAGTTCATCGCCGAAGCCGGGGGCGCCGACATCCGCTGCCTGGTGGTCGGCGACCGCGTGGTCGCCGCGATGCGACGCCAGGCGCCGGATGGGGACTTCCGCGCCAACCTGCACCGCGGGGGGGCCGCCGAGGCCTTCGACCTGGATGCCGGGGCGGCCGGGGTCGCGGTGCGCGCGGCCGACGTGCTCGGCCTGGGCGTCGCGGGGGTGGACCTGATCCTGTCCGCGCGTGGACCGCTGGTGCTGGAGGTCAACGCCTCGCCCGGCCTGGAGGGCATCGAGCGTTCCACGGGTGTCGACGTGGCGGGAACGATCATCGACTTCGTTGCGGCAGGAGCCGCAGGCGGGGGCATGGCGTCTCGGAAGCGGATGAGACCTTCCCGCAGGCGCCAGGTTTAACGGCCCTTTAATTCGCCGGCCGGTAGCGTGGCACGACCGAAATCCCTCGTGCGTCTCCAGGTCTCTGTCGTCAGGTGGATTGCGGTCATCGGGGCAACACTTCTTTCGGCCCGGGCAAGGTTCTTGCCCGGGCCATTTTGTATACCGGCACGCGCCGGGCATCCGGACGCCGTCGCAGAGGATTTGTGCGACCCGTCCGGCGCAGGCAGAATCGGACGACATGCCCCCCACGGCATACGGCCGCATGCATCATCCACATGTCCTGCGAGGTCCATAGATGCACAAGTTGATGCTGTTCTCACTCCTGGCACTCCTGCTCCCGGCCACCGCGTCGGCCACGATCAATTCCGGCGACCAGGCCTTCAAGCCGGACAAGGGCCTGGATCTCAACGCCTCGTTCAACGAGCAGCGTGCGGCCATCAACAAGGCCCTCGGTGACGGGGAGACCTATGTCGAGATCTCGGCCGACGACGTCCGCGTGGTGCAGGATTCGCTGGGCCGCATCTCGACCCTGCTGGCAGGCGCGCAGAGCATCAACCAGATGTCGCCGGAGGCGAAGGTGGAGCTGTTCAACGAGCAGGAGCGGGTCAACACGCTGCTGGTGCGTGCGCACAAGGACAGCCGCCTGGTCTGCCGGCGCGAGAAGCCGACCGGTTCACACCGCCCCACCACGCTGTGCCTGACAGTGGCCGAGCGT
The sequence above is a segment of the Luteimonas sp. MC1750 genome. Coding sequences within it:
- the rimK gene encoding 30S ribosomal protein S6--L-glutamate ligase, giving the protein MKLAILSRNSKLYSTRRLVEAARLRGHSVRVLDPLRCYMRIGKDGFALRYKGQPLAGYGAVVPRIGASINRYGNAVLHQFELMGCHTPNPSAAIAAARDKLRCHQLLAAQGIDMPVTVFGDNPDDTDDLLAMLGAPPHVIKLTEGSQGRGVMLTEKPSASRGVVDALRGLYATFLLQEFIAEAGGADIRCLVVGDRVVAAMRRQAPDGDFRANLHRGGAAEAFDLDAGAAGVAVRAADVLGLGVAGVDLILSARGPLVLEVNASPGLEGIERSTGVDVAGTIIDFVAAGAAGGGMASRKRMRPSRRRQV